In the genome of Paenibacillus pabuli, one region contains:
- a CDS encoding phosphodiester glycosidase family protein has protein sequence MITPVKKVNRLFMLGLAPFVGLILCMLLIRPPFEPGDFIDSGLAEETVTTQTQAISHELAGAKEAAVQTSSSIKRTTQLYNQTTSTMSTLVQKATVQAARPEKIYNQRISSKLGVPFERIDSDRLTIELYRVNPGTYKGYAMKIKLKDPTAMKMALASEPGRSETTMQAVKRNGAIAGINAGGFADSGGKRYPLSTTVMDGKYVNGFQASFKDLFFVGLDHAGKLVGGKFFDKSSLDRLQPQFGATFVPVLLQNGQKTVIPAKWKVSPKRAPRTVIGNYKDDQLLIIVVDGYNEAGSSGATLEELQGRLYKLGVVDAYNLDGGGSSSLIVNNRVVNNPSDGNLRPVPTHFLFYK, from the coding sequence ATGATTACCCCCGTAAAAAAGGTTAATCGTTTATTTATGCTTGGACTTGCTCCTTTTGTTGGATTAATTTTATGCATGCTGTTGATTCGTCCTCCGTTTGAACCCGGAGATTTCATTGATTCCGGTCTGGCTGAAGAGACCGTTACAACCCAGACTCAGGCCATTAGCCATGAGCTTGCAGGGGCAAAAGAAGCTGCTGTTCAGACTTCTTCTTCTATTAAAAGAACAACACAGCTGTACAATCAGACAACGAGCACGATGTCGACGCTTGTGCAGAAGGCTACAGTTCAAGCTGCTCGCCCGGAAAAGATCTATAATCAACGGATCTCATCCAAGCTGGGCGTTCCGTTTGAGCGGATCGACAGTGATCGGCTTACGATTGAACTCTATAGGGTCAACCCGGGCACCTATAAGGGCTATGCGATGAAAATCAAGTTAAAAGATCCTACGGCCATGAAGATGGCTCTGGCCAGCGAACCAGGCCGATCTGAGACAACCATGCAGGCGGTTAAACGCAATGGTGCCATTGCCGGAATTAATGCCGGAGGATTTGCAGACAGCGGCGGCAAACGGTATCCGCTGAGTACAACTGTTATGGACGGCAAGTATGTGAATGGTTTTCAAGCCAGCTTTAAGGATCTGTTTTTTGTAGGTCTTGATCATGCCGGTAAGCTGGTAGGCGGTAAATTTTTCGACAAAAGTTCCCTGGATCGCCTACAACCACAATTTGGTGCCACATTTGTACCCGTGCTCTTGCAGAACGGACAAAAAACGGTCATTCCGGCCAAATGGAAAGTGTCACCCAAGCGGGCTCCACGCACGGTGATCGGTAACTACAAGGATGATCAATTGTTGATTATAGTAGTTGACGGGTACAACGAAGCAGGCAGCTCTGGAGCAACCCTGGAAGAGCTGCAAGGACGGTTGTACAAGTTGGGTGTAGTGGACGCCTATAATCTGGATGGCGGAGGCTCGTCTTCGCTCATCGTGAA